A portion of the Diprion similis isolate iyDipSimi1 chromosome 4, iyDipSimi1.1, whole genome shotgun sequence genome contains these proteins:
- the LOC124406107 gene encoding E3 ubiquitin-protein ligase RNF126-B isoform X1, producing MAEAAVDGTPMSRFFCHRCSVEIEHLLPDYTCPNCSSGFIEELDAAGNDGGADMDISSEDLSDVDADIASYDFPQRIGQELSDLFLGLTGAGSAISTAINSPAVVAGGASSGRSSRPGSERRVLRARERIDPVRPGRHTALISRPRPQIHRDRARQVMPVPIEHLIQDFILNLSGVGWGVPVGQGQPPVLFLGNPGDYVWGRDGLDAIVTQLLNQMEGTGPPPLPRDQIDQIPSTLVSQEQVDGKLQCSVCWEDFRLAEPVRQLPCQHFYHAPCIVPWLELHGTCPICRQSLGDQNSVEANQDTVAPSLAALFRAANESNSSRISSTSSTSTGSSSSSDSTNEI from the exons ATGGCTGAAGCCGCCGTGGATGGGACTCCGATGTCCCGATTTTTTTGTCACAGATGCAGCGTCGAAATTGAACACTTGTTACCC gaTTACACTTGTCCAAACTGCTCGAGTGGATTTATTGAAGAGTTAGATGCTGCAGGCAACGATGGAGGAGCGGATATGGATATTAGCAGCGAAGACCTCAGCGATGTCGATGCTGATATCGCGAGTTATGAT TTTCCGCAACGAATCGGGCAGGAGCTGAGCGATTTATTCCTTGGACTGACGGGTGCTGGTAGTGCTATTTCCACTGCTATTAACAGCCCAGCTGTGGTTGCAGGTGGTGCCAGTAGCGGAAGAAGCAGTAGGCCGGGAAGTGAGAGGCGAGTGCTTAGAGCCCGTGAACGAATAGACCCTGTCCGCCCTGGCAGGCACACTGCACTTATCTCTCGCCCCAGGCCTCAAATCCATCG TGATCGTGCCCGACAAGTAATGCCCGTACCAATTGAACATCTGATACAAGATTTCATCCTCAATTTATCTGGAGTTGGATGGGGTGTACCAGTGGGACAAGGCCAACCCCCTGT CCTCTTTTTGGGCAATCCGGGAGACTATGTTTGGGGTCGAGACGGACTGGATGCAATAGTTACGCAATTACTAAATCAAATGGAAGGCACTGGCCCACCTCCACTGCCTCGAGACCAAATAGATCAGATTCCGAGTACTTTGGTTTCACAGGAACAAGTTG ATGGGAAGCTGCAGTGCTCAGTATGTTGGGAGGACTTCAGACTGGCTGAACCTGTTAGACAGCTACCTTGTCAACACTTTTACCATGCCCCTTGCATCGTTCCCTGGCTAGAGTTG CACGGTACCTGTCCAATTTGCAGGCAGAGCTTGGGAGATCAGAATTCAGTAGAAGCAAATCAAGACACAGTAGCTCCAAGCCTAGCTGCTCTGTTCAG AGCAGCTAATGAATCAAATAGTAGCCGGATTTCTTCTACCTCGTCGACATCAACCGGTAGTAGTTCCAGCAGTGATTCgacaaacgaaatttga
- the LOC124406114 gene encoding uncharacterized protein LOC124406114 isoform X2, whose amino-acid sequence MTSVNCEELHANETTKEGYFETDSKDLVQNDASSSELSIHSETLKANGDALLSTDSDCHSHQARERWGKKTRPKSHKRKAKPLIPGFTKDWESNDSWTSEKAQEDCTLAAEEIETKRKKIKSLQQKNRRLKVRHSRLKAAIKEMKATMEDKN is encoded by the exons ATGACAAGTGTCAATTGTGAGGAGCTGCATGCGAATGAAACAACCAAGGAGGGATATTTTGAAACCGATTCCAAAGATCTGGTTCAGAATGATGCCAGTTCTTCGGAGCTTTCCATACATAGTGAAACATTGAAGGCAAATGGTGATGCGTTGCTAAGCACAGACTCAGATTGTCATTCTCACCAAGCTCGAGAGAGGTGGGGTAAGAAGACGCGCCCAAAATCACATAAAAG GAAAGCAAAACCCTTGATACCGGGTTTTACCAAAGACTGGGAAAGCAATGATTCGTGGACTTCTGAAAAGGCACAGGAAGATTGTACCCTGGCGGCTgaggaaattgaaacaaaacgaaagaaaattaagagTTTACAGCAAAAGAATAGAAGGTTGAAAGTTCGACATAGTAGGTTGAAGGCTGCTATCAAGGAAATGAAAGCAACCATGGAAGACAAAAATTAA
- the LOC124406107 gene encoding E3 ubiquitin-protein ligase RNF126-B isoform X4, translated as MAEAAVDGTPMSRFFCHRCSVEIEHLLPDYTCPNCSSGFIEELDAAGNDGGADMDISSEDLSDVDADIASYDFPQRIGQELSDLFLGLTGAGSAISTAINSPAVVAGGASSGRSSRPGSERRVLRARERIDPVRPGRHTALISRPRPQIHRDRARQVMPVPIEHLIQDFILNLSGVGWGVPVGQGQPPVLFLGNPGDYVWGRDGLDAIVTQLLNQMEGTGPPPLPRDQIDQIPSTLVSQEQVARYLSNLQAELGRSEFSRSKSRHSSSKPSCSVQSS; from the exons ATGGCTGAAGCCGCCGTGGATGGGACTCCGATGTCCCGATTTTTTTGTCACAGATGCAGCGTCGAAATTGAACACTTGTTACCC gaTTACACTTGTCCAAACTGCTCGAGTGGATTTATTGAAGAGTTAGATGCTGCAGGCAACGATGGAGGAGCGGATATGGATATTAGCAGCGAAGACCTCAGCGATGTCGATGCTGATATCGCGAGTTATGAT TTTCCGCAACGAATCGGGCAGGAGCTGAGCGATTTATTCCTTGGACTGACGGGTGCTGGTAGTGCTATTTCCACTGCTATTAACAGCCCAGCTGTGGTTGCAGGTGGTGCCAGTAGCGGAAGAAGCAGTAGGCCGGGAAGTGAGAGGCGAGTGCTTAGAGCCCGTGAACGAATAGACCCTGTCCGCCCTGGCAGGCACACTGCACTTATCTCTCGCCCCAGGCCTCAAATCCATCG TGATCGTGCCCGACAAGTAATGCCCGTACCAATTGAACATCTGATACAAGATTTCATCCTCAATTTATCTGGAGTTGGATGGGGTGTACCAGTGGGACAAGGCCAACCCCCTGT CCTCTTTTTGGGCAATCCGGGAGACTATGTTTGGGGTCGAGACGGACTGGATGCAATAGTTACGCAATTACTAAATCAAATGGAAGGCACTGGCCCACCTCCACTGCCTCGAGACCAAATAGATCAGATTCCGAGTACTTTGGTTTCACAGGAACAAGTTG CACGGTACCTGTCCAATTTGCAGGCAGAGCTTGGGAGATCAGAATTCAGTAGAAGCAAATCAAGACACAGTAGCTCCAAGCCTAGCTGCTCTGTTCAG AGCAGCTAA
- the LOC124406114 gene encoding uncharacterized protein LOC124406114 isoform X1, with translation MNCEIELKKKDSTQSKLQAITSADVTTFPMTSVNCEELHANETTKEGYFETDSKDLVQNDASSSELSIHSETLKANGDALLSTDSDCHSHQARERWGKKTRPKSHKRKAKPLIPGFTKDWESNDSWTSEKAQEDCTLAAEEIETKRKKIKSLQQKNRRLKVRHSRLKAAIKEMKATMEDKN, from the exons ATGAA CTGCGAaatagagttgaaaaaaaaagactccaCTCAATCCAAACTTCAGGCAATAACATCCGCTGATGTCACAACCTTCCCTATGACAAGTGTCAATTGTGAGGAGCTGCATGCGAATGAAACAACCAAGGAGGGATATTTTGAAACCGATTCCAAAGATCTGGTTCAGAATGATGCCAGTTCTTCGGAGCTTTCCATACATAGTGAAACATTGAAGGCAAATGGTGATGCGTTGCTAAGCACAGACTCAGATTGTCATTCTCACCAAGCTCGAGAGAGGTGGGGTAAGAAGACGCGCCCAAAATCACATAAAAG GAAAGCAAAACCCTTGATACCGGGTTTTACCAAAGACTGGGAAAGCAATGATTCGTGGACTTCTGAAAAGGCACAGGAAGATTGTACCCTGGCGGCTgaggaaattgaaacaaaacgaaagaaaattaagagTTTACAGCAAAAGAATAGAAGGTTGAAAGTTCGACATAGTAGGTTGAAGGCTGCTATCAAGGAAATGAAAGCAACCATGGAAGACAAAAATTAA
- the LOC124405907 gene encoding ATP-dependent RNA helicase dbp2-like, whose amino-acid sequence MTHRPERHNLWPTPAIDAERVCSKNAKVPGAGSNGTLFIRGPCRPNTNREPDISRRISFNRDRDQNRGRRGGGSRGGSRGSGSDSGSRFGGRGGGGSGNLKGKQPGSALRKLNWDVRSLEPLRKDFYVEHPSVRTRSREEVDRFREAAEITVKGDKVPNPIQYFEEGNFPSYVMEGIRRQGYAQPTAIQAQGWPIALGGKDLVAIAQTGSGKTLGYILPAIVHIINQPRLNSGDGPIALILAPTRELAQQIQEVANCFGETASVRNTCVFGGAPKGPQAHDLERGVEICIATPGRLIDFLEKGTTNLRRCTYLVLDEADRMLDMGFEPQIRRIIEQIRPDRQVLMWSATWPKEVRALAEDFLSNYTHLNIGSLTLSANHNIIQIVDVCQEFEKDMKLFRLLQEIGTEKENKTIIFVETKRKVDDITRNIRRDGWQALSIHGDKNQQERDHVLQEFRSGRAPILVATDVAARGLAELMHSSGLNPKMLPLSHIRHNRCVCLTARLILNFYNKPTEIGIAPFCMQMKSISPFESGLAGERHILDFFPYVSDLIYLCEVHQVLHVFQALVTQTNIELKITRN is encoded by the exons ATGACCCATAGACCTGAACGACACAACCTCTGG CCCACTCCAGCGATAGACGCTGAACGTGTGTGTTCAAAGAACGCCAAAGTTCCAGGAGCAGGTAGCAACGGCACCCTGTTTATTCGTGGGCCTTGCAGGCCGAACACGAACCGAGAGCCCGATATATCGAGACGTATCTC GTTCAACAGAGATCGAGATCAGAATCGAGGACGTCGTGGTGGTGGTAGCCGAGGAGGAAGCCGTGGTTCTGGAAGTGACAGTGGGTCGAGGTTCGGAGGTCGGGGAGGTGGTGGATCTGGTAATCTGAAAGGAAAACAGCCAGGCAGTGCCTTGCGGAAACTCAACTGGGATGTGAGATCTCTGGAGCCATTACGGAAAGACTTTTATGTAGAACATCCATCCGTTAGAACAAG ATCAAGAGAAGAAGTGGATCGATTCAGAGAAGCTGCAGAAATTACCGTCAAAGGAGATAAAGTTCCAAATCCGATACAATATTTTGAAGAAGGGAACTTTCCTTCGTACGTTATGGAAGGGATCCGCAGGCAGGGTTACGCACAACCTACCGCTATTCAAGCACAGGGGTGGCCAATTGCGCTTGGTGGAAAAGATCTAGTCGCTATAGCACAAACTGGATCTGGGAAAACACTCGGC TACATACTGCCAGCTATAGTACACATCATAAATCAACCTCGGCTGAACAGTGGTGATGGTCCTATTGCTCTGATACTTGCCCCTACCAGAGAACTGGCTCAACAGATTCAAGAAGTTGCAAATTGCTTTGGAGAAACAGCCTCCGTAAGGAACACATGTGTCTTTGGTGGGGCACCAAAGGGCCCACAGGCTCATGACCTTGAAAGAGGTGTAGAGATTTGTATAGCAACACCAGGAAGACTTATTGATTTTCTAGAAAAAGGGACAACCAATCTGCGTAG ATGCACATATCTCGTTTTGGATGAAGCAGATAGAATGCTCGATATGGGTTTCGAGCCGCAAATTCGCAGAATCATTGAACAAATTAGGCCTGATCGTCAAGTTTTGATGTGGTCAGCAACATGGCCAAAAGAAGTACGTGCACTAGCAGAAGATTTCTTGTCCAACTATACGCATCTCAATATCGGATCTTTGACGTTGTCAGCAAACCACAACATCATTCAAATAGTGGACGTTTGTCAGGAGTTTGAAAAAGACATGAAGTTGTTCAGGCTTCTCCAAGAAATTGgcacagaaaaagaaaacaaaactatAATATTTGTGGAGACCAAGAGAAAGGTAGACGATATCACACGAAATATCAGGCGAGATGGCTGGCAAGCTCTAAGTATTCATGGAGATAAAAATCAACAAGAGAGAGATCATGTCTTGCAAGAATTTCGTAGTGGAAGAGCACCGATTTTAGTTGCCACCGACGTAGCAGCCCGTGGGTTAG CGGAACTAATGCACTCGTCAGGTCTAAACCCTAAAATGCTGCCTTTATCCCACATCAGACACAATCGCTGTGTCTGTCTAACTGCTAGGCTGATACTAAATTTCTATAACAAACCAACTGAAATTGGCATCGCACCATTCTGTATGCAAATGAAGTCCAtctcgccgttcgagtcgggaCTTGCAGGCGAAAG ACATATTTTAGATTTCTTCCCCTATGTTTCTGATTTGATTTATTTGTGTGAAGTTCACCAAGTTCTCCATGTCTTTCAGGCCTTGGTTACCCAAACTAAcatagaattgaaaatcacaCGCAATTAA
- the LOC124406102 gene encoding uridine-cytidine kinase-like 1: MAAKIQQFDPPSSASSDSDNGGEQCLDDREVFLSDELAEDVDRYQRSNGTPTPQSPRPPSTGSQKSPRSRRQRTTSMTQSSKKTSAESILRSKTRTIYTAGRPPWYNSAGQQVEPFVIGICGGSASGKTTVAAKIIESLDVPWVTLLSMDSFYKVLNEKQHAMAAENEYNFDHPDAFDFELLAATLQRLKEGRKVEVPIYNFVTHCRENRTKTMYGANVIIFEGILTFYNADVLKMCDMKVFVDTDADVRLARRLRRDISQRGRDLEGVLKQYCTMVKPSFYYYIAPSMVHADIIVPRGGDNEVAIELIVQHVHTQLQLRGFKLREKLAHSYIGQPLPTSLYLLPDTPQIKGLHTFIRNKSTLRDEFIFYSKRLIRLVIEYALSLLPFKEITVETPQGVLYHGKRGATDKICGVSILRAGETMEQAVCDVCKDIRIGKILIQTNLHTGEPELYYLRLPKDIKDYKVILMDATVATGAAAMMAIRVLLDHDVAEDNILLVSLLMAESGVHSIAYAFPQVKIVTSALDPEINEKFYVLPGIGNFGDRYFGTEPSGED, from the exons ATGGCTGcaaaaatacaacaatttgACCCGCCTAGTTCAGCCAGTTCAGATAG TGACAACGGCGGAGAGCAGTGCCTTGATGATCGGGAGGTTTTTTTATCGGATGAACTAGCAGAGGATGTTGATCGATATCAACGTTCAAATGGAACCCCGACGCCCCAATCTCCTAGACCCCCTTCTACAG GCTCTCAGAAGTCACCTAGGTCCAGAAGGCAGCGAACTACCAGTATGACACAATCGAGTAAAAAAACATCAGCCGAATCTATTTTACGCAGTAAAACAAGAACTATATATACAGCAGGAAGACCACCTTGGTACAATTCAGCTGGCCAGCAAGTCGAACCATTTGTCATAG GAATATGCGGAGGCAGCGCTTCTGGGAAAACTACTGTGGCAGCAAAAATTATTGAGTCACTGGATGTTCCTTGGGTGACGCTTCTCAGTATGGATTCATTCTACAAG gttttgaatgaaaaacaacaTGCAATGGCTGCAGAAAATGAATACAATTTCGATCATCCAGATGCCTTTGATTTTGAACTTCTTGCCGCAACTTTGCAACGACTGAAAGAGGGAAGAAAAGTGGAAGTACCAATTTACAACTTTGTCACACATTGTAGGGAAAATCGAACT AAAACTATGTACGGGGCCAATGTTATAATATTTGAAGGAATACTCACTTTTTATAATGCGGATGTATTGAAG ATGTGCGATATGAAAGTATTCGTTGACACGGATGCAGATGTCAGACTGGCTCGAAGGTTACGCAGAGACATATCACAGAGAGGAAGAGATTTGGAAGGAGTGCTCAAACAATACTGTACAATGGTGAAGCCCTCTTTCTACTATTACATTGCACCCAGTATGGTGCATGCGGATATCATTGTTCCACGGGGTGGGGACAACGAAGTAGCTATCGAGTTGATAGTTCAACACGTTCACACTCAATTGCAATTG AGGGGTTTCAAGTTGCGTGAAAAATTGGCACATTCATACATCGGTCAACCTTTGCCAACATCGCTATATTTGTTGCCGGATACTCCGCAAATAAAGGGCCTGCATACGTTTATTCGCaataaatcgaccctcagagACGAATTCATTTTCTATTCTAAACGTCTGATACGCCTAGTTATCGAGTATGCCCTGTCACTATTACCATTCAAG GAGATTACGGTAGAAACGCCACAGGGTGTGTTATATCACGGTAAGCGTGGAGCAACGGACAAGATATGTGGAGTTTCAATACTTAGAGCAGGGGAAACTATGGAGCAGGCTGTATGTGACGTATGCAAAGATATACGAATAGGCAAAATACTCATACAAACGAATTTGCATACTGGCGAACCAGAG ctTTACTATTTGAGACTTCCCAAGGATATAAAGGACTACAAAGTGATACTCATGGATGCTACAGTTGCAACTGGGGCAGCAGCCATGATGGCCATTAGAGTTTTGTTGGACCACGACGTAGCTGAAGACAACATACTTCTGGTGTCCCTTCTCATGGCAGAATCTGGCGTTCACTCGATTGCCTATGCATTTCCGCAAGTTAAAATTGTAACATCTGCGTTAGATCCCGAGATTAATGAGAAGTTTTATGTTCTACCAGGAATTGGTAACTTTGGTGATCGCTATTTTGGTACTGAACCTTCGGGTGAAGATTAA
- the LOC124406112 gene encoding heterogeneous nuclear ribonucleoprotein 87F-like isoform X2, producing MKHAGDLIEVLREAGQNVNPRLSEMAELAKSGGFGGRGGKRFGGSSNSGGGGGRRGNIDGRGRGNGSGRGGRGVRGGSAYQSNLGNYSNSDYNSYAGGKQNNQSGQTGGYGYSTQRSYSQDNGPQNYGGGDNYGISNYQYRGAAY from the exons ATGAAACATGCCGGAGATTTAATTGAGGTATTGCGTGAAGCTGGGCAAAATGTTAATCCTCGACTTAGTGAGATGGCAGAGCTGGCTAAGTCCGGTGGCTTTGGAGGTCGAG GCGGGAAGCGCTTTGGCGGAAGCAGCAACAGTGGCGGCGGTGGAGGGCGCCGTGGAAATATTGACGGAAGAGGACGTGGAAATGGATCAGGGAGAGGAGGAAGAGGTGTTCGCGGAGGATCTGCCTATCAGTCAAATTTGGGCAATTATTCAAACTCCGACTACAATAGCTATGCTGgaggaaaacagaataatcaATCAGGACAAACTGGTGGTTATGGTTATAGTACTCAAAGAAGCTACAGTCAGGATAATGGACCACAAAATTACGGTGGGGGAGATAATTACGGTATTTCAAATTACCAATACCGAGGCGCAGCTTATTAA
- the LOC124406111 gene encoding protein TSSC4, which produces MHMSNKFMLYGGDGAFADRQKKLFDQLSIAEKECNRGRNIENSIVPMDIQPINADEHHPPRMGRKRKSETRQFRGKESIFKRPEGPAPCNKSRSIPDHHRNPHKWVKYSLDDVSSDDMTDCSNARTAFAFLKELKARKAKEDLESKRCSDLSMDCSDKDDPAGSQVISFKKPKQMTSIQYQKPDKFDRRNRNPSDAAVIVEHEEKPMFRSSKVVMPEYVVGQKQKKKDKEKRAAVKVKVDRTKELKLKHLHEFDEEDDQI; this is translated from the coding sequence ATGCACATGTCGAATAAATTCATGTTGTACGGCGGTGATGGGGCTTTTGCTGATAGGCAAAAGAAATTGTTTGATCAGTTGTCAATTGCTGAAAAAGAATGCAACAGGGGAAGAAATATTGAGAATAGCATTGTGCCAATGGATATTCAACCTATAAATGCAGATGAACATCATCCTCCTCGGATGGGTAGAAAACGTAAGAGTGAAACAAGGCAGTTTCGTGGTAAGGAAAGCATCTTCAAAAGGCCAGAAGGCCCGGCACCCTGCAATAAATCTCGCAGCATTCCGGATCACCACAGAAATCCTCATAAATGGGTGAAGTACAGCTTGGATGATGTTTCCAGTGACGATATGACTGATTGTAGCAACGCTAGGACTGCCTTTGCTTTTCTTAAAGAGCTAAAGGCTCGTAAAGCTAAAGAAGACCTGGAAAGTAAGAGGTGCTCAGACTTGTCAATGGACTGCAGCGATAAAGATGACCCTGCTGGTTCCCAAGtcataagcttcaaaaaaccGAAACAAATGACGAGCATTCAATACCAAAAGCCAGATAAATTTGACCGAAGGAATCGCAATCCTAGTGATGCGGCAGTAATTGTTGAACATGAGGAAAAGCCAATGTTTCGTAGTAGTAAGGTTGTTATGCCAGAATATGTTGTTGGTCagaaacagaagaagaaggacAAAGAGAAGCGAGCAGCTGTGAAGGTGAAAGTTGATCGTACCaaggaattgaaattaaaacatttGCACGAATTTGATGAGGAGGATGATCAAATCTGA
- the LOC124406107 gene encoding E3 ubiquitin-protein ligase Iruka isoform X2, producing the protein MAEAAVDGTPMSRFFCHRCSVEIEHLLPDYTCPNCSSGFIEELDAAGNDGGADMDISSEDLSDVDADIASYDFPQRIGQELSDLFLGLTGAGSAISTAINSPAVVAGGASSGRSSRPGSESDRARQVMPVPIEHLIQDFILNLSGVGWGVPVGQGQPPVLFLGNPGDYVWGRDGLDAIVTQLLNQMEGTGPPPLPRDQIDQIPSTLVSQEQVDGKLQCSVCWEDFRLAEPVRQLPCQHFYHAPCIVPWLELHGTCPICRQSLGDQNSVEANQDTVAPSLAALFRAANESNSSRISSTSSTSTGSSSSSDSTNEI; encoded by the exons ATGGCTGAAGCCGCCGTGGATGGGACTCCGATGTCCCGATTTTTTTGTCACAGATGCAGCGTCGAAATTGAACACTTGTTACCC gaTTACACTTGTCCAAACTGCTCGAGTGGATTTATTGAAGAGTTAGATGCTGCAGGCAACGATGGAGGAGCGGATATGGATATTAGCAGCGAAGACCTCAGCGATGTCGATGCTGATATCGCGAGTTATGAT TTTCCGCAACGAATCGGGCAGGAGCTGAGCGATTTATTCCTTGGACTGACGGGTGCTGGTAGTGCTATTTCCACTGCTATTAACAGCCCAGCTGTGGTTGCAGGTGGTGCCAGTAGCGGAAGAAGCAGTAGGCCGGGAAGTGAGAG TGATCGTGCCCGACAAGTAATGCCCGTACCAATTGAACATCTGATACAAGATTTCATCCTCAATTTATCTGGAGTTGGATGGGGTGTACCAGTGGGACAAGGCCAACCCCCTGT CCTCTTTTTGGGCAATCCGGGAGACTATGTTTGGGGTCGAGACGGACTGGATGCAATAGTTACGCAATTACTAAATCAAATGGAAGGCACTGGCCCACCTCCACTGCCTCGAGACCAAATAGATCAGATTCCGAGTACTTTGGTTTCACAGGAACAAGTTG ATGGGAAGCTGCAGTGCTCAGTATGTTGGGAGGACTTCAGACTGGCTGAACCTGTTAGACAGCTACCTTGTCAACACTTTTACCATGCCCCTTGCATCGTTCCCTGGCTAGAGTTG CACGGTACCTGTCCAATTTGCAGGCAGAGCTTGGGAGATCAGAATTCAGTAGAAGCAAATCAAGACACAGTAGCTCCAAGCCTAGCTGCTCTGTTCAG AGCAGCTAATGAATCAAATAGTAGCCGGATTTCTTCTACCTCGTCGACATCAACCGGTAGTAGTTCCAGCAGTGATTCgacaaacgaaatttga
- the LOC124406107 gene encoding E3 ubiquitin-protein ligase Iruka isoform X3, whose amino-acid sequence MDISSEDLSDVDADIASYDFPQRIGQELSDLFLGLTGAGSAISTAINSPAVVAGGASSGRSSRPGSERRVLRARERIDPVRPGRHTALISRPRPQIHRDRARQVMPVPIEHLIQDFILNLSGVGWGVPVGQGQPPVLFLGNPGDYVWGRDGLDAIVTQLLNQMEGTGPPPLPRDQIDQIPSTLVSQEQVDGKLQCSVCWEDFRLAEPVRQLPCQHFYHAPCIVPWLELHGTCPICRQSLGDQNSVEANQDTVAPSLAALFRAANESNSSRISSTSSTSTGSSSSSDSTNEI is encoded by the exons ATGGATATTAGCAGCGAAGACCTCAGCGATGTCGATGCTGATATCGCGAGTTATGAT TTTCCGCAACGAATCGGGCAGGAGCTGAGCGATTTATTCCTTGGACTGACGGGTGCTGGTAGTGCTATTTCCACTGCTATTAACAGCCCAGCTGTGGTTGCAGGTGGTGCCAGTAGCGGAAGAAGCAGTAGGCCGGGAAGTGAGAGGCGAGTGCTTAGAGCCCGTGAACGAATAGACCCTGTCCGCCCTGGCAGGCACACTGCACTTATCTCTCGCCCCAGGCCTCAAATCCATCG TGATCGTGCCCGACAAGTAATGCCCGTACCAATTGAACATCTGATACAAGATTTCATCCTCAATTTATCTGGAGTTGGATGGGGTGTACCAGTGGGACAAGGCCAACCCCCTGT CCTCTTTTTGGGCAATCCGGGAGACTATGTTTGGGGTCGAGACGGACTGGATGCAATAGTTACGCAATTACTAAATCAAATGGAAGGCACTGGCCCACCTCCACTGCCTCGAGACCAAATAGATCAGATTCCGAGTACTTTGGTTTCACAGGAACAAGTTG ATGGGAAGCTGCAGTGCTCAGTATGTTGGGAGGACTTCAGACTGGCTGAACCTGTTAGACAGCTACCTTGTCAACACTTTTACCATGCCCCTTGCATCGTTCCCTGGCTAGAGTTG CACGGTACCTGTCCAATTTGCAGGCAGAGCTTGGGAGATCAGAATTCAGTAGAAGCAAATCAAGACACAGTAGCTCCAAGCCTAGCTGCTCTGTTCAG AGCAGCTAATGAATCAAATAGTAGCCGGATTTCTTCTACCTCGTCGACATCAACCGGTAGTAGTTCCAGCAGTGATTCgacaaacgaaatttga
- the LOC124406112 gene encoding ATP-dependent RNA helicase p62-like isoform X1 gives MEILMESDKHTNITDVEDVKYVINFDYPSSSEDYIHRIGRTGRRCQTGTAYAFFTTHNMKHAGDLIEVLREAGQNVNPRLSEMAELAKSGGFGGRGGKRFGGSSNSGGGGGRRGNIDGRGRGNGSGRGGRGVRGGSAYQSNLGNYSNSDYNSYAGGKQNNQSGQTGGYGYSTQRSYSQDNGPQNYGGGDNYGISNYQYRGAAY, from the exons ATGGAAATATTGATGGAAAGTGATAAGCATACCAATATTACAGACGTGGAGGATGTCAAGTACGTCATCAACTTTGATTACCCTTCTTCGTCTGAAGACTATATTCATCGCATTGGACGTACAGGAAGAAGGTGTCAGACAGGGACGGCCTATGCTTTTTTTACCACCCACAACATGAAACATGCCGGAGATTTAATTGAGGTATTGCGTGAAGCTGGGCAAAATGTTAATCCTCGACTTAGTGAGATGGCAGAGCTGGCTAAGTCCGGTGGCTTTGGAGGTCGAG GCGGGAAGCGCTTTGGCGGAAGCAGCAACAGTGGCGGCGGTGGAGGGCGCCGTGGAAATATTGACGGAAGAGGACGTGGAAATGGATCAGGGAGAGGAGGAAGAGGTGTTCGCGGAGGATCTGCCTATCAGTCAAATTTGGGCAATTATTCAAACTCCGACTACAATAGCTATGCTGgaggaaaacagaataatcaATCAGGACAAACTGGTGGTTATGGTTATAGTACTCAAAGAAGCTACAGTCAGGATAATGGACCACAAAATTACGGTGGGGGAGATAATTACGGTATTTCAAATTACCAATACCGAGGCGCAGCTTATTAA